The region CTGTTTTCACTCAGTGGCTTGGGTAAAAACTCCACCGCATTGCGCACCCGCGCCGACTCGCGCGCCAGGTAGTAGCGGGCAACATATTCATCTTCCAGCGTCAGCCTTACGCGCTGCGCCGCGAGCATGCGCACGGCCATGGCGAAATTATGCACAGGCACCTTCTGCAGGTGTGCATCCTGATCGAACGCCGCCGAATAGGCATACCCGCGCACCACGGCGATGGATTCGTCGTGCAGTTGCTCCAGGTCCTGATAGTCGATGGGATCATCGCGGCGCTTGATAAACCGCACACGGTTAAGCAGGTATTCACCGGAAAACTGTCCCAGTTTGGTACGCGCATCGTCGTACCAGGCATTGATCAGCACG is a window of Pseudomonas antarctica DNA encoding:
- a CDS encoding substrate-binding periplasmic protein is translated as MPRFSRAVALIGVLLLAQPAVAQRLRLVADAWPPFTDATLINGGLATDIVSTALARAGYASDFEQVPWARALMGVGDGRYDVLINAWYDDARTKLGQFSGEYLLNRVRFIKRRDDPIDYQDLEQLHDESIAVVRGYAYSAAFDQDAHLQKVPVHNFAMAVRMLAAQRVRLTLEDEYVARYYLARESARVRNAVEFLPKPLSENSLHILVSLKNPEHEEIVASFDREIAKMKVDGSYERLMKAHGM